A single window of Montipora capricornis isolate CH-2021 chromosome 14, ASM3666992v2, whole genome shotgun sequence DNA harbors:
- the LOC138033123 gene encoding uncharacterized protein translates to MKTAFDSIVRSCNIDNSPTKLIKKIVMKSLGQRDFSAQETMHHLMSLKLVSSSFNVIPVSLNGSRKIKTHSADEDFVTNDSLLDVYAKRAQYAETIPDIISLNFISFATKYKLVKNKLSAQSCNTIPRIFPVYSSNAKGPNFGLYCKYQLLRYKPWQTTQDNAWGDQPGSNEIYITSWKNFLETQYAKEHVPDWCEKIQNSQNVSEDQNDSDSSYSEQLPEREEWMHLADIIPGSFINTTKETPQPDCNNYDWHGDRRKYADYLIGEIPSWIKLNKDTFSIALPQQNIDINTFSDMQAHAYNMVKGHSQHPCPKDQLLLIVVGVAGTGKSYLINAIRNLLGTSCAVTATTGKAAFNINGCTIHSLLKLPIGSKGNKALTGEGLVRLQNNLKGITYIIIDEYSMLGQAMLGWIDRRSRQATGKTDEIFGGLSIILVGDPGQLPPVADKPLYHSKPMTSLGEQGHLAYHMFTNVIKLSVNQRVQGLNIEQSQFRDLLMRLRTGDCTEPDWKLLLTRQPNKVQNVSEFHDATRLYFSNEEVANYNFDKLSALPHPIARVNARHSSDFAKNATSDEMSGLEPCIFLAKGARVMLTVNLWTDVGLCNGATGTLIDFIYPNNSEPPDLPEAVIVRFDKYRGPSISEPFSSCVPICPITVTSQILDGLHERQQLPLKLAWAMTIHKSQGLTLSKAWIDIGKTERTAGISYVAISRVRTLSSCIVEPMAFERLTCLRKSANLNFRLQEEMRLDKLADQTCRTIREECDSSNT, encoded by the coding sequence ATGAAAACTGCATTTGATTCAATTGTTCGCAGCTGCAATATTGATAACAGTCCTACAAAACTaatcaaaaaaattgtaatGAAGTCACTTGGACAAAGGGACTTTTCAGCACAAGAGACTATGCATCATCTCATGTCACTAAAACTGGTCAGCTCATCATTCAATGTAATACCAGTTAGTTTGAATGGTTCTCGTAAAATCAAAACACATTCAGCTGATGAAGACTTTGTAACAAATGATTCACTACTTGATGTTTATGCTAAGCGTGCACAGTATGCTGAAACCATCCCTGATATAAttagtttgaattttatttcttttgctacaaagtacaaacttgtgaaaaacaaactatCAGCTCAGTCATGTAATACTATTCCTAGAATTTTTCCAGTGTATTCTTCAAATGCAAAAGGCCCAAATTTTGGCCTCTACTGTAAATATCAACTGCTGCGGTATAAACCTTGGCAAACAACGCAGGACAATGCTTGGGGTGACCAACCAGGTTCCAATGAAATATACATTACCTCATGGAAAAATTTCCTTGAAACTCAGTATGCAAAAGAACATGTTCCTGATTGGtgtgaaaaaatacaaaattcacAAAACGTATCTGAAGATCAGAATGACAGTGATTCATCGTATTCAGAACAACTTCCAGAACGGGAAGAGTGGATGCATTTAGCTGATATAATACCTGGCTCATTTATTAACACAACAAAAGAAACACCCCAACctgattgtaataattatgactGGCATGGTGACAGACGCAAATATGCAGATTACCTTATCGGAGAAATTCCTTCCTGGATAAAATTAAACAAGGATACATTTTCCATTGCACTACCTCAGCAAAATATAGACATCAATACTTTTAGTGATATGCAAGCTCATGCATACAACATGGTAAAGGGACACTCGCAGCATCCCTGTCCTAAAGATCAATTGTTACTAATTGTAGTTGGAGTTGCTGGTACTGGTAAAAGTTACCTAATAAATGCCATTCGAAATCTTCTTGGAACCTCTTGTGCAGTGACTGCCACGACTGGCAAAGCTGCCTTTAACATAAATGGCTGTACAATTCATTCATTATTGAAACTGCCAATTGGCTCAAAAGGTAACAAGGCACTGACTGGTGAGGGTCTTGTGAGATTACAAAACAACCTCAAAGGCATTActtatattattattgatgaATACTCTATGCTAGGACAAGCAATGTTAGGATGGATTGATAGACGCTCCAGACAAGCAACAGGCAAAACTGATGAAATTTTTGGTGGTCTATCCATCATATTGGTTGGTGACCCTGGTCAGTTACCACCTGTAGCTGATAAACCATTGTACCATTCTAAACCCATGACTTCTCTTGGTGAACAGGGCCATTTAGCTTACCACATGTTCACCAATGTCATTAAGCTGTCAGTAAACCAGAGAGTTCAAGGTCTAAATATAGAACAAAGTCAGTTCAGAGATTTACTTATGCGGTTACGCACAGGAGATTGTACTGAACCAGACTGGAAACTTCTCTTGACTCGACAACCTAACAAAGTGCAAAATGTCTCTGAATTTCATGATGCAACAAGGCTCTACTTTAGCAATGAAGAAGTAGCAAATTATAACTTTGACAAATTGTCGGCACTTCCTCACCCAATAGCACGTGTGAATGCACGTCATTCAAGTGATTTTGCTAAGAATGCTACCTCTGATGAGATGTCAGGACTAGAACCTTGTATTTTCCTGGCAAAAGGCGCACGTGTGATGCTTACTGTGAATTTGTGGACAGATGTTGGCCTTTGCAATGGGGCAACTGGAACGCTAATAGACTTCATTTATCCAAACAATAGTGAACCTCCTGACTTGCCTGAGGCTGTAATTGTGAGATTTGACAAATACAGAGGTCCATCAATAAGTGAACCTTTTTCATCATGTGTACCTATATGCCCAATAACTGTCACTTCTCAAATTCTTGATGGCTTACATGAGCGACAACAACTACCTTTAAAACTAGCTTGGGCAATGACAATACACAAGAGCCAAGGATTAACTCTCTCAAAGGCATGGATTGACATCGGTAAAACGGAGAGAACTGCAGGCATTTCATATGTAGCTATTAGCAGAGTAAGAACACTCTCTTCTTGTATTGTTGAACCAATGGCATTTGAAAGGCTTACTTGTCTTAGAAAATCAGCAAATTTAAACTTTAGACTTCAAGAAGAAATGCGACTAGACAAACTTGCAGATCAAACGTGCAGGACTATACGAGAAGAATGCGATTCTTCAAATACATAA